One Paraglaciecola mesophila genomic region harbors:
- the folD gene encoding bifunctional methylenetetrahydrofolate dehydrogenase/methenyltetrahydrofolate cyclohydrolase FolD, with translation MPAQKIDGKLIAQQVRQHVGSHVESIISSGKRPPGLAVVLVGSDAASHVYVANKRRACEEVGFVSKSYDLPSTTSQQKLLELIDSLNADEEIDGILVQLPLPAGLDKEQVLERILPHKDVDGFHPYNIGRLAQRIPALRPCTPKGIMTLIESTKRPIKGLDAVIVGASNIVGRPMFMELLLAGCTVTSCHKFTKDLQSHVERADLLVVAVGISAFIPGEWIKPGAIVIDVGINRQTDGTLIGDVDYPTAEQRAGWITPVPGGVGPMTVASLIENTLEAYVKYHSN, from the coding sequence ATGCCTGCTCAAAAAATTGATGGTAAATTAATTGCTCAACAGGTGCGTCAGCACGTTGGGTCTCATGTTGAATCTATTATTTCTTCGGGTAAACGCCCCCCAGGATTAGCAGTTGTATTAGTAGGAAGCGATGCAGCATCTCATGTCTATGTGGCTAATAAGCGCAGAGCCTGTGAAGAAGTTGGTTTTGTTTCTAAATCTTACGATTTACCATCAACTACCTCACAGCAAAAATTACTCGAATTGATCGATTCGTTAAATGCTGATGAAGAAATTGATGGCATATTAGTGCAGCTACCTTTGCCTGCGGGCCTAGATAAAGAACAAGTACTAGAGCGTATTTTGCCGCACAAAGATGTAGACGGTTTCCATCCTTACAACATTGGTCGCTTGGCCCAGCGTATACCAGCACTACGCCCTTGTACCCCTAAGGGCATAATGACCCTCATTGAGTCAACTAAACGCCCAATAAAAGGACTTGATGCGGTTATTGTAGGGGCATCAAATATTGTTGGCCGTCCTATGTTTATGGAGCTATTGCTTGCTGGCTGTACCGTTACTAGCTGCCATAAATTTACCAAAGATCTGCAATCTCACGTGGAGCGCGCCGACCTGCTTGTGGTCGCCGTCGGAATTTCAGCTTTTATCCCTGGGGAGTGGATTAAGCCTGGAGCTATCGTGATCGATGTGGGTATCAACCGCCAAACTGACGGCACGCTCATTGGTGATGTAGATTACCCAACTGCTGAGCAACGTGCAGGCTGGATCACCCCAGTACCTGGTGGTGTCGGCCCTATGACGGTTGCAAGCCTGATTGAAAATACCTTGGAAGCCTACGTTAAATATCATTCAAACTAA
- a CDS encoding DUF1415 domain-containing protein, producing the protein MNIPAPHSDVIQAVRTWLNDIIIGHNFCPFAKREFERNTIAYTVSDVHSLNDATEQFLSELQKLEQDAQIETSLIIFSCAFTNFDDYLDLVDMSQVLIDKSGYGGQFQLASFHPDYYFEGEPLEDLSHFTNRAPYPILHILREKSVERVLKTYPNPENIPQRNIDKARQLGPAYWKDVMQQLRMTHSKA; encoded by the coding sequence GTGAATATCCCAGCGCCTCACAGTGATGTCATTCAAGCCGTTCGCACCTGGTTGAATGACATCATTATTGGACATAATTTCTGCCCTTTTGCAAAACGCGAATTTGAACGAAATACAATTGCGTATACCGTCAGTGACGTGCATTCGTTAAACGATGCCACTGAGCAGTTTTTAAGCGAATTACAAAAGCTAGAGCAAGACGCACAAATAGAGACTAGCCTGATTATATTCAGTTGTGCGTTTACCAACTTCGATGACTATTTAGACTTAGTTGATATGAGCCAAGTGCTGATTGACAAAAGTGGGTACGGAGGGCAATTTCAGCTAGCGAGCTTTCATCCAGATTATTATTTTGAAGGTGAACCGCTTGAGGACTTGTCTCACTTTACCAATAGAGCGCCCTATCCGATTTTACATATTTTACGGGAGAAAAGCGTCGAACGGGTACTGAAAACCTACCCTAATCCTGAGAACATTCCTCAACGAAATATTGATAAGGCGCGCCAATTAGGTCCAGCCTACTGGAAAGATGTCATGCAACAACTGCGCATGACACATTCCAAAGCGTAA
- a CDS encoding GldG family protein, translated as MSTRFTTWLSMLFIAILFCALVLLNNQLLSAYRVDLTENKVYSLSQGSEQILTEIDEPLNLYFFFSDKAAKNMTTLRNYAARVQSLLEEYAERSNGKIKLHILDPEPFSEKEDKADQFGLTAANIGTAGEAVYLGLGATNALDDQQVIAFFDPQQERFLEYEISKLIYQLVNPKQVKVTLLTDLPVGGGQNPMTGEFEQPWTFYTQLQQLYVVDKIASDATELPKGTDVLIVAHPKNLSEELLFSIDQYVMQGGRALIFVDPHNESDQMSMLTGAGMGANSSNLARLFDAWGVDFDPQYVLLDAYAGLDVRTQTGDVARHFGFVGLSPNELNATDVTTSNLDLINGASFGIFKKSPRSGLRWNDLIHSTENSDLIDSAQYAQTREPLALSQAYKSDNKQYVLATRLTGNVKSAFEQPPEGIQSETFEQKTKDMNVILVGDTDLLSDRFWVQQSSFFGQTITTPFANNGDFVTNAVENLAGSNALISIRSRGTFARPFDKVEQLKLVAEQKFREQEKILQQQLDETESQLSQLQEQQGEGGALVISSQQQQAIDDFMEQKIQIRKSLREVRHQLDKDIENLGNLIKFVNIVVAPLLLVLLLMGARRLLRSRYNPNKAFSVAKEGQA; from the coding sequence ATGTCTACTCGATTTACCACCTGGTTAAGTATGCTATTTATCGCAATTTTGTTTTGCGCTCTGGTGTTACTCAATAATCAATTGCTCAGCGCTTATCGTGTTGATTTGACTGAAAACAAGGTTTATTCACTGTCACAAGGTAGCGAACAAATATTAACGGAAATCGATGAGCCGCTAAATTTGTATTTTTTCTTTTCTGATAAAGCGGCAAAAAATATGACGACTTTGCGTAATTATGCCGCCAGGGTACAAAGTTTACTCGAGGAATATGCTGAGCGCTCGAATGGTAAGATTAAGCTTCATATTCTTGACCCCGAACCTTTTTCTGAAAAAGAGGATAAAGCTGATCAGTTTGGCTTAACCGCAGCCAATATTGGGACTGCAGGTGAAGCGGTTTATTTGGGGTTAGGGGCAACAAACGCACTAGATGATCAGCAAGTCATCGCGTTTTTTGACCCTCAGCAAGAGCGGTTCTTAGAATATGAGATCAGCAAGTTAATTTATCAGTTGGTCAATCCTAAGCAAGTCAAAGTAACGCTATTGACCGATTTACCCGTAGGCGGTGGGCAAAATCCTATGACAGGGGAGTTTGAACAGCCGTGGACCTTTTATACCCAGCTACAGCAATTATATGTCGTGGATAAAATTGCCAGCGATGCCACTGAGCTTCCCAAAGGCACGGATGTACTAATCGTTGCACACCCGAAAAACCTTAGTGAAGAGCTGTTGTTTTCCATTGATCAGTACGTTATGCAAGGAGGGAGGGCACTAATATTTGTGGATCCGCACAATGAATCAGATCAAATGAGCATGTTAACTGGCGCGGGGATGGGAGCAAATAGCTCTAACTTAGCCCGCTTGTTCGATGCTTGGGGCGTTGACTTTGACCCGCAATATGTATTACTTGATGCCTATGCGGGATTAGACGTGCGCACCCAAACTGGGGATGTCGCAAGGCATTTTGGTTTCGTGGGGCTTTCTCCAAATGAGCTAAACGCTACAGACGTGACGACCTCTAATTTAGATTTGATTAATGGTGCGTCTTTCGGCATTTTCAAGAAAAGCCCTAGGTCAGGGCTGCGTTGGAATGATCTTATTCACTCAACGGAAAATTCAGACCTTATCGATAGTGCGCAATATGCGCAAACACGTGAGCCACTTGCGCTTAGTCAAGCGTATAAGAGTGACAACAAGCAATATGTGCTTGCCACAAGATTAACAGGAAATGTTAAGTCGGCGTTTGAACAGCCGCCAGAAGGTATTCAAAGTGAAACCTTTGAGCAAAAAACGAAAGATATGAATGTCATTTTGGTAGGGGATACAGACCTACTTTCTGATCGTTTTTGGGTACAACAGTCTTCATTTTTTGGCCAGACAATCACCACGCCGTTTGCGAATAACGGAGATTTCGTCACTAACGCGGTCGAAAACCTCGCAGGTAGCAATGCGTTAATTAGTATTCGGAGTCGTGGCACGTTCGCTCGCCCATTCGATAAAGTTGAGCAACTTAAGCTCGTTGCTGAGCAGAAATTTCGTGAACAAGAAAAGATACTTCAACAACAATTAGATGAGACTGAATCGCAACTCAGTCAGTTGCAGGAACAACAAGGAGAAGGAGGCGCGTTGGTGATTTCATCTCAACAGCAACAAGCCATAGATGACTTTATGGAACAAAAAATACAAATTCGTAAATCGCTACGAGAAGTGCGCCATCAATTAGATAAAGATATCGAAAATTTGGGTAACCTTATTAAATTTGTCAATATTGTCGTTGCTCCATTATTACTTGTCCTGCTGCTTATGGGAGCAAGACGCTTATTGCGCAGTCGTTACAACCCGAATAAAGCGTTTTCGGTTGCTAAGGAAGGTCAAGCATGA
- the era gene encoding GTPase Era, which yields MSNSTYCGMIAIVGRPNVGKSTLLNALLGQKVSITSRKPQTTRHRIMGIDTEENRQAIYVDTPGLHIEEKRAINRFMNRAASSSIADVGLVLFVVEGTKWNEDDQMVLNKVMHSNVPCWLIVNKSDNVKDKEVLLPHLKWLGEQYAFDKIMPISARNGKNVNELREMVNESLPESEFYFPEDYITDRSSRFMAAEIIREKLMRFTGDELPYSITVEIEQFMMADNGVYRINGLILVERDSQKSMVIGKAGQRLKTIGAEARKDMENLFDNKVFLELWVKVKSGWADDERALRSLGYGQDN from the coding sequence ATGTCTAATAGCACTTATTGTGGAATGATTGCCATCGTTGGCCGTCCAAATGTTGGTAAATCAACGTTACTGAATGCGCTTCTAGGGCAAAAAGTAAGTATCACGTCGCGCAAACCACAAACTACGCGACATCGCATTATGGGCATTGATACCGAGGAAAATCGGCAAGCTATTTATGTAGACACACCGGGTCTGCATATAGAAGAAAAGCGCGCCATTAACCGTTTTATGAATCGCGCAGCGTCGAGTTCTATTGCGGATGTGGGTTTAGTGTTGTTCGTTGTCGAAGGCACTAAATGGAATGAAGACGATCAAATGGTGTTGAACAAGGTTATGCATAGCAACGTACCTTGTTGGTTGATCGTTAACAAATCTGACAATGTGAAAGACAAAGAAGTATTACTGCCGCACTTAAAGTGGTTAGGTGAACAATACGCCTTCGATAAGATCATGCCTATTTCTGCCAGAAACGGTAAAAACGTCAATGAATTACGAGAGATGGTGAATGAGTCGTTACCTGAAAGTGAGTTTTATTTTCCAGAAGACTATATTACTGACCGTTCCAGTCGATTTATGGCCGCCGAGATCATTCGTGAAAAATTGATGCGCTTCACGGGTGATGAATTACCTTACTCAATTACTGTTGAAATAGAGCAATTTATGATGGCCGACAACGGAGTTTATCGTATCAACGGCTTAATCTTAGTTGAGCGAGATAGCCAAAAAAGTATGGTAATTGGTAAAGCAGGCCAACGCTTGAAAACCATCGGTGCTGAAGCCAGAAAAGACATGGAAAACTTATTCGACAACAAGGTATTTCTAGAGCTTTGGGTCAAAGTGAAATCAGGTTGGGCAGATGATGAGCGTGCATTGCGTAGTTTAGGTTATGGCCAAGACAACTAA
- the rnc gene encoding ribonuclease III, producing MQLIDPYKPLYKKLGYEFQDPNNLTIALTHRSVGSNHNERLEFLGDAVLGLVIAKALFERFPKQPEGNLTRMRSSLVKGDTLAEVAREFALGDLLLLGPGELKSGGHRRDSILADAVEAIIGAIYQEVGMQGCEPLILAWFTKRIEALNPDATPKDDKTRLQEYLQGRQLPLPEYEVIDISGKSHDQTFTVKCTVAGLNSPIIGRGKSRRRAEQRTAKQALENLKNV from the coding sequence ATGCAGTTGATTGACCCTTACAAACCTTTATATAAAAAGCTCGGCTATGAGTTTCAGGATCCTAATAACCTTACTATTGCACTAACCCATAGAAGTGTTGGCTCCAATCACAATGAACGCTTAGAGTTCTTGGGGGATGCTGTGCTCGGGCTTGTTATTGCAAAAGCACTTTTTGAGCGTTTTCCTAAACAGCCAGAAGGCAACCTAACACGCATGCGTTCTAGCCTTGTAAAAGGCGATACACTGGCTGAAGTCGCTAGAGAATTTGCATTAGGTGATTTGCTGCTGCTTGGCCCGGGAGAGCTGAAAAGTGGCGGGCACCGACGTGACTCGATATTAGCTGACGCCGTTGAAGCAATCATAGGTGCTATATATCAAGAAGTCGGTATGCAAGGCTGTGAGCCTTTGATTTTAGCTTGGTTTACTAAGCGCATTGAGGCACTTAACCCAGATGCAACGCCTAAAGATGACAAGACGAGGTTGCAGGAATATTTACAAGGCCGTCAGTTGCCCTTACCTGAATATGAAGTCATTGATATTAGCGGCAAGTCTCACGATCAAACATTTACCGTTAAATGTACGGTAGCTGGGCTGAATTCGCCCATCATAGGTCGTGGTAAAAGTAGACGCCGCGCAGAGCAGCGTACGGCAAAGCAAGCACTCGAGAATCTAAAAAATGTCTAA
- the pdxH gene encoding pyridoxamine 5'-phosphate oxidase — MQPLSQIRREYSQGHLTEGSLLSDPYLQFNLWMGDAVEAGLPDPTAMTVASVNDQGQPSQRIVLLKDVIGGDFVFYTNLGSRKAQDIMSNSKVSLHFPWHILERQVHVRGTASLVPRDAVQKYFSSRPISSQLAAWTSKQSQPIDSREALLARFEETKNTFSNKDIPAPEFWGGFKVTPQEIEFWQGGDHRLHDRFVFSRNVSHENSANWSVQRLMP; from the coding sequence ATGCAGCCATTAAGTCAGATAAGACGCGAATATAGTCAAGGGCACCTTACTGAAGGATCCCTGCTGAGCGATCCCTATTTGCAGTTTAATCTGTGGATGGGAGACGCTGTTGAGGCTGGTTTACCTGATCCCACCGCGATGACAGTTGCATCGGTAAATGACCAAGGCCAGCCTTCGCAACGCATCGTTCTACTGAAAGACGTAATTGGTGGTGATTTCGTTTTTTACACCAATTTGGGAAGCCGAAAAGCCCAAGACATAATGTCTAATAGCAAGGTTTCTTTGCATTTTCCTTGGCATATTTTAGAGCGTCAAGTGCATGTGCGGGGCACAGCTTCACTTGTGCCGCGAGATGCGGTGCAAAAATATTTTTCATCTCGGCCTATATCCAGTCAGCTCGCTGCCTGGACTTCGAAACAAAGCCAGCCAATCGATAGTCGTGAAGCACTGCTAGCGCGATTCGAAGAAACAAAAAATACCTTTTCAAATAAAGATATTCCAGCGCCTGAGTTTTGGGGAGGATTTAAAGTCACCCCGCAGGAAATCGAATTTTGGCAGGGTGGTGATCATCGTTTGCACGATCGATTTGTGTTTAGCCGTAACGTTAGCCATGAAAACAGTGCAAATTGGTCCGTTCAACGATTGATGCCATAG
- a CDS encoding ABC transporter ATP-binding protein: MISVKNLSKTFGDFSAVEDLNFDIKPGDIVGFLGPNGAGKSTTMKMLTGFLQPSQGDINVFDMPITQQAKRIQERIGYLPEGAPAYGDMTTYQFLKFIAEVRGFKGTEKEQRIRNVIQKIELQEVVNRPIENLSKGFKRRVGLAQALIHDPDILILDEPTDGLDPNQKHQVRELITQLAKDKIVIISTHILEEVTAVCNRVMIIAKGKLLFDDTPLRLQQRSRYYQAVTIHLSYLADISGLAELEGVAEMEVEQKTGHVTLFPEPGQHILHEITAHVQRAKLPVDTLFIEQGRLDQVFRDLTTEVA; this comes from the coding sequence ATGATATCTGTTAAGAATCTGTCGAAAACGTTTGGCGATTTTTCTGCTGTAGAAGATTTAAATTTTGATATTAAGCCAGGTGACATTGTTGGTTTCTTAGGACCAAATGGTGCTGGCAAATCCACCACCATGAAAATGCTCACAGGCTTCTTGCAGCCAAGTCAGGGCGATATAAATGTGTTTGACATGCCAATCACTCAACAGGCGAAACGTATTCAAGAAAGAATTGGCTACTTGCCTGAGGGCGCACCTGCCTACGGGGATATGACAACCTATCAATTTTTGAAATTCATTGCTGAAGTACGCGGTTTTAAAGGTACTGAAAAAGAGCAGCGTATCAGGAACGTTATACAAAAAATTGAGTTGCAAGAGGTCGTCAATAGACCAATAGAAAACTTATCGAAGGGCTTTAAACGTCGCGTGGGCTTAGCCCAAGCACTTATTCACGATCCTGATATTTTGATATTGGATGAGCCCACCGATGGGCTTGATCCTAATCAAAAACACCAAGTGCGTGAATTAATCACCCAGTTAGCGAAAGATAAGATTGTCATTATCTCTACGCATATTTTAGAAGAGGTGACTGCGGTGTGTAATCGGGTGATGATCATCGCCAAAGGCAAGCTGTTATTTGATGACACGCCCTTACGTTTGCAACAACGCTCTCGCTATTATCAAGCGGTCACTATTCATTTAAGTTACCTTGCAGATATTTCTGGTTTGGCTGAATTAGAGGGAGTTGCAGAGATGGAAGTCGAGCAAAAAACCGGCCATGTGACCCTCTTTCCCGAGCCGGGGCAACATATACTGCACGAGATCACCGCTCATGTTCAACGGGCTAAATTACCCGTAGATACCTTGTTTATCGAGCAAGGACGTTTAGATCAAGTCTTTAGAGATTTAACTACAGAGGTTGCTTAG
- a CDS encoding ABC transporter permease has translation MAHIFILFKREFAGYFASPVAYVFIGIFLVLSSVFAFFIGGLYERGQADLLAFFNFHPWLYLFLVPAIAMRSWAEERKSGSIELLMTLPVSTWQAMLGKFLAAWSVLGLALMLTFPLWLTVNYLGQPDNGIIVAAYLGSWLMAGAFLAIGMCMSALSKNQIIAFILAIVVCFVFVVSGSSIVLDAFKGWAPTLLLDTVASFSFLTHFEAMAKGVIALSDVGYFLIVTAAWLYAGLLIIEQKKAD, from the coding sequence GTGGCGCATATTTTTATTTTGTTTAAACGTGAGTTTGCAGGCTATTTCGCCTCTCCTGTAGCTTACGTATTTATCGGGATCTTTCTTGTATTGTCTTCAGTGTTCGCCTTTTTTATCGGGGGGCTCTATGAGCGCGGTCAAGCCGATTTACTGGCGTTTTTTAACTTTCATCCCTGGCTATATTTGTTCCTAGTACCTGCTATTGCTATGCGCAGTTGGGCTGAGGAACGTAAAAGTGGCAGTATCGAATTATTGATGACCCTTCCTGTCAGCACGTGGCAGGCAATGTTAGGTAAGTTTTTAGCCGCATGGAGTGTGTTAGGTTTAGCATTAATGCTGACGTTTCCATTGTGGTTAACGGTGAATTATCTCGGGCAGCCTGATAACGGTATCATTGTCGCTGCTTATCTGGGCAGTTGGTTGATGGCTGGCGCCTTTCTTGCGATTGGCATGTGTATGTCTGCATTGTCGAAAAATCAAATTATTGCATTTATTCTGGCCATCGTGGTGTGTTTTGTTTTTGTGGTCAGTGGCAGCTCTATTGTACTTGATGCATTTAAGGGGTGGGCGCCGACATTGCTACTCGATACAGTGGCGTCTTTTAGCTTTTTGACACATTTTGAGGCCATGGCAAAAGGTGTGATTGCACTAAGTGATGTAGGGTATTTTTTAATTGTTACCGCAGCGTGGTTGTATGCCGGTCTGCTTATTATTGAACAAAAGAAGGCGGATTAA
- a CDS encoding DUF4340 domain-containing protein, whose amino-acid sequence MNRSLVVLVAMTILACGAGYWLLQSNLNSQDSVQKALPSLSDSAASVDRVTLTNATGVLLNARRDGDRWQTEVYSDDSTQIGMFPVEREKLANLVNALAQAELIEPKTNKKSNYHHLGLQDISANDSLATLVTLGGNGKSWQILVGNHSSIGNKSYLRQPKQTQAWLSDRTVDLPLTNSEWLQQPILPFDETDLSSISRIDGDAWQIVRTEPDEGFVLTGRGENQALKYAGVLDAIALNVAGLHFEQLMPLSSLEWETLDPMVMLDVSTAYGHAFRIELAQQQDSAYLRISNATPRDYWANWIYKVAKFNAEQLNKNLADFLLEKAQEEAQQPIRSYPIDEGESPR is encoded by the coding sequence ATGAATCGCTCTTTAGTTGTTCTTGTAGCAATGACAATATTGGCATGCGGGGCGGGGTATTGGTTATTGCAAAGTAACCTAAACTCACAAGATAGCGTCCAGAAAGCACTTCCTTCGTTGAGTGACAGCGCCGCGTCGGTTGATCGCGTTACCTTGACTAATGCAACTGGGGTCTTGCTTAATGCCAGACGTGATGGCGATCGTTGGCAAACAGAAGTATACAGCGATGACAGTACGCAAATCGGTATGTTTCCGGTAGAACGTGAAAAGCTTGCCAACTTAGTCAATGCGTTGGCACAAGCTGAATTGATTGAGCCTAAAACAAACAAGAAAAGTAATTACCACCATCTTGGTTTACAAGATATTTCTGCAAATGACAGTTTGGCTACCTTGGTTACCCTCGGAGGTAATGGTAAGTCATGGCAAATCCTAGTGGGAAATCATTCTTCCATAGGCAATAAAAGCTATTTACGTCAACCTAAGCAAACGCAAGCATGGCTAAGCGATCGTACCGTCGATTTACCTTTGACCAACAGTGAATGGTTACAGCAACCTATTTTACCCTTCGACGAAACAGACTTGTCTAGCATTTCTCGTATTGATGGCGATGCTTGGCAAATTGTAAGAACGGAGCCCGACGAGGGCTTTGTTTTAACAGGCAGAGGAGAGAATCAAGCACTAAAATACGCTGGTGTATTAGATGCCATTGCACTGAATGTAGCTGGGCTACATTTCGAGCAACTTATGCCTCTATCATCGCTAGAATGGGAAACATTGGACCCTATGGTTATGCTTGATGTTAGTACTGCTTATGGTCACGCATTTCGTATTGAACTGGCTCAGCAACAAGACAGCGCATACCTGCGCATTAGCAACGCGACTCCGAGGGATTATTGGGCTAATTGGATTTATAAGGTTGCTAAGTTTAATGCAGAACAGTTAAATAAAAACTTAGCGGATTTTTTACTTGAAAAAGCACAAGAAGAGGCGCAACAGCCAATTCGTTCCTACCCTATAGACGAAGGAGAGTCTCCGAGGTAG
- a CDS encoding TatD family hydrolase — translation MIDSHCHLNFSAFNSDRKQVLQTCTERGVSSLVIPGTQANSWDNLISLCKRSTRLNFALGLHPYFLDDYCESHLQQLDELLTLQKGHVVAVGEIGLDFSLSIDSDLQEQVFAAQICLAEQHDLPIIVHHRRSHNALIRILKEKCFGNGGIIHAFSGSFQEAQTYIELGFKLGVGGIITYPRAKKTRAVIAKVPLTSLVLETDAPDMPINNKQGQRNSPIYLPIILEALQALRCESAEVVKQACWQNTLDILANIKR, via the coding sequence GTGATTGATAGTCACTGTCATTTAAATTTTTCTGCTTTCAACTCTGATCGCAAGCAAGTACTTCAAACGTGCACCGAACGCGGTGTGAGCTCATTAGTCATCCCCGGTACTCAAGCGAATTCATGGGATAATCTTATCTCTCTTTGCAAGCGCTCTACTCGACTTAACTTCGCCTTGGGGTTGCATCCCTATTTCTTAGATGATTATTGTGAATCTCACTTACAACAGTTAGACGAACTATTAACGCTGCAAAAAGGGCATGTGGTTGCGGTGGGTGAGATTGGCCTAGATTTCAGCTTGTCGATTGATAGTGATTTGCAAGAGCAAGTATTTGCTGCACAGATATGCTTAGCCGAGCAGCATGATCTTCCGATTATTGTGCATCACAGGCGCTCGCACAACGCTTTGATCCGAATACTAAAGGAGAAATGTTTTGGCAACGGCGGCATCATTCATGCGTTTTCCGGCAGTTTTCAAGAGGCACAAACCTATATCGAACTTGGGTTTAAGTTAGGGGTTGGAGGCATCATTACTTACCCTAGAGCGAAAAAGACCCGGGCGGTCATTGCTAAAGTCCCCCTTACTAGCCTCGTGTTGGAAACCGATGCCCCTGATATGCCTATTAATAACAAGCAAGGGCAACGCAATAGTCCGATTTATTTGCCGATTATTTTAGAAGCACTTCAGGCATTGCGTTGTGAATCTGCTGAAGTGGTAAAACAAGCCTGTTGGCAAAATACCCTTGATATATTAGCGAATATCAAACGTTAG
- the lepB gene encoding signal peptidase I codes for MANYFSLFLVVLTLASGLIWLADSLMFAPKRKERAVVAKDGTAVTGDPQEQTLPWLVDTAQQIFPVIAFVLVLRSFLYEPFQIPSGSMMPTLLVGDFILVEKYAYGVKDPVFRSKFWDTGAPERGDVAVFKYPKNPSQDYIKRVIGLPGDTVIYRNKQLFVKPACDTGKDCPAIEPVELNFVDRGEAYQNFVPLEKYQEKLGDVTHSIFRLPSNLNRTQDYYQQPGTQADEWIVPQGQYFMMGDNRDNSLDGRFWGFVPDANLVGKAVAIWISFEFDRAPSSWVPSWIPTGVRFNRVGSII; via the coding sequence ATGGCAAATTATTTCTCTTTGTTCTTAGTGGTATTGACACTCGCATCGGGTCTTATTTGGCTTGCAGATTCATTAATGTTCGCCCCTAAACGTAAAGAACGTGCAGTGGTGGCTAAAGACGGTACGGCAGTGACTGGCGACCCTCAAGAGCAAACCTTGCCTTGGCTAGTGGATACGGCTCAGCAGATTTTCCCGGTGATTGCGTTCGTATTGGTATTGCGCTCATTTTTGTATGAACCTTTTCAGATCCCCTCGGGTTCGATGATGCCAACCTTGTTAGTGGGTGACTTCATTCTCGTTGAGAAGTATGCGTATGGGGTTAAAGACCCAGTTTTTAGAAGTAAGTTTTGGGATACAGGTGCACCTGAACGAGGCGATGTTGCCGTGTTTAAGTACCCTAAAAACCCCAGTCAAGATTATATCAAGCGGGTGATTGGCTTGCCGGGTGATACAGTTATTTATCGAAATAAGCAATTGTTTGTCAAACCTGCATGCGACACAGGAAAAGATTGTCCAGCGATTGAGCCTGTTGAGCTTAACTTTGTCGATCGTGGTGAGGCGTATCAAAACTTTGTACCCTTAGAAAAATATCAAGAGAAACTGGGTGACGTGACCCACAGCATCTTTCGTTTACCGAGCAATTTGAACCGCACCCAAGATTATTATCAGCAACCGGGTACACAAGCTGATGAGTGGATTGTTCCACAAGGGCAGTACTTTATGATGGGCGATAACCGCGACAATAGCCTAGACGGACGTTTTTGGGGTTTTGTACCGGATGCAAACTTAGTAGGTAAAGCGGTAGCGATTTGGATCAGCTTTGAGTTCGACCGTGCCCCAAGCAGTTGGGTGCCAAGCTGGATCCCGACCGGTGTGCGCTTTAATCGAGTAGGTAGCATTATTTAG
- a CDS encoding AhpA/YtjB family protein yields MAKSLLHTADLHIHSRYSIFKRIVNLIIVIVMVLLFVNLWFVDKDNAQDWQQKQRTQLGNSLGLISSKIIAQPLIDNDTARIEQLLSIVMNDPHVEAVAVYDQYGQQVAQQGTVNTIVEKYLDDGHDTPLVFVKDIRVEKQIYGYVRLLLNEQSVMALHSEYQSQLRQQTQVLGMLAALAALLITRVFYKVRYRRYMHPNDVEKRNQ; encoded by the coding sequence ATGGCAAAATCACTTCTACATACAGCCGACTTACATATTCATAGTCGCTACTCAATTTTCAAGCGTATCGTTAATCTGATCATTGTGATCGTAATGGTATTGTTGTTTGTTAACCTCTGGTTTGTAGATAAGGATAACGCTCAGGACTGGCAACAAAAGCAGCGTACTCAATTAGGCAATAGCTTAGGGTTGATCAGTAGCAAAATTATTGCCCAACCTTTAATCGACAACGATACGGCAAGAATTGAGCAATTGCTTTCAATTGTCATGAACGACCCACATGTTGAAGCCGTTGCGGTATACGATCAGTACGGTCAGCAAGTTGCCCAACAAGGCACAGTAAACACAATTGTCGAAAAATACCTAGACGATGGACACGATACCCCGCTTGTTTTCGTTAAAGACATACGCGTCGAGAAACAGATATATGGCTATGTTCGTTTATTACTGAACGAACAAAGTGTGATGGCGTTACACAGTGAATACCAAAGTCAGTTACGTCAACAAACGCAGGTATTAGGTATGTTAGCCGCACTGGCAGCCCTGCTGATCACCCGTGTTTTCTATAAAGTTCGTTACCGCCGTTACATGCATCCCAATGACGTAGAGAAAAGAAATCAATAA